The Pseudomonas sp. FP198 genomic interval GAGGCGCCTGGATCCAAGCGCCCCGCTCTTGCTCTTGCTCTTGCTCTTGCTCTTGCTCTGCTTTTGACTTTGATCTCAGCGCCCCATTAACCACGCTGGCCGAACGCAGGCATTGCGCAGTGGGCAACCCGGCATGGATGCCGGGTTAGCCGCGCTGGGCCATGGATGGCCCTTCGCGGCGGCCCACGGAGCAATGCCGGAGTGAGGGCATGCCGAGCCTAGGCGAGGCACCGAGTGGTGGGGCAAGAGCGTTTTGCTTACTTTTGCGCTTCTCAAAAGTGAGCCGCCGTAAGGGCGGAACCATAAGCCGCCATGACCGCAGCAACGGATATACACACCAGAGACAGATAAAGCCAGACGACGGAGCGCGTGACAAGCCCATCACTTCCAACCGACACTCCCTGCCTCACCAAAAAAACGACACCGCCATGTACCCCTCACTCGCCTCCCTACCCCCCTGCGACCTCGACACCCTGCTCCAAAGCTTGCAACCCATCGCGCCGCTGCTCGACACCCTCACCGACACAGTGTTCTTCATCAAGGACAACCTGGCCCGCTATGCCTTCGTCAACCAGACCCTGGCCCGGCGCTGCGGTTTCAAGGAGCGCAACGACCTGCTCGGCCTCACCGCCGAACAGGTATTCCCCGAACGCTTCGGCCCGCTGTACACCGAACAGGACCGCCGAGTGCTTGCCAGCGGAAGAGAACTGGCCGACCAACTCGAACTGCACCTGTACTACGGCAACCAGCCAGTGTGGTGCCTGACCCACAAACTGGCCCTGCACGACCCCACTGGCCGGATCGTCGGCCTGGCCGGAATCTCCCGTGACCTGCAACTGCCACAATCGAGCCACCCGGCGTTCCAGAAGCTGGCCGCGGTGGATGCACATATCAAGCGCCACTTCGCCCGCACCATCAGCCTCGCCGAGCTGACCGCCATCGCCGGATTGTCGGTGGCGCAACTGGAGCGACACTGCAAGCGCATCTTCCAGCTCACGCCCCGGCAGATGATTCACAAGGCACGCCTCGAAGAAGCCTCGCGCTTGCTGCTGGACCAGGCCTTGCCCATCACCGAGATCGCCCTGCGCTGCGGCTACACCGATCACAGCGCGTTCAGTCGCCAGTTCCGCGCGCTGACCAGCCTGTCTCCCAGCCAATATCGGGAAAACCA includes:
- a CDS encoding AraC family transcriptional regulator; the encoded protein is MYPSLASLPPCDLDTLLQSLQPIAPLLDTLTDTVFFIKDNLARYAFVNQTLARRCGFKERNDLLGLTAEQVFPERFGPLYTEQDRRVLASGRELADQLELHLYYGNQPVWCLTHKLALHDPTGRIVGLAGISRDLQLPQSSHPAFQKLAAVDAHIKRHFARTISLAELTAIAGLSVAQLERHCKRIFQLTPRQMIHKARLEEASRLLLDQALPITEIALRCGYTDHSAFSRQFRALTSLSPSQYRENQR